One Amaranthus tricolor cultivar Red isolate AtriRed21 chromosome 10, ASM2621246v1, whole genome shotgun sequence genomic window carries:
- the LOC130825165 gene encoding uncharacterized protein LOC130825165, whose amino-acid sequence MMFIHRQNTNFEVFHSKIIDVIGCDCNSFMLKLEMKYPVTGKNVLVPIKNDESISALAYAASQAPGTAMEVYVELVANLGNAREVMTSMELPKLSPSVRHDTFTEMLSNLNYVNEHLDEFTSPTHSRGIGGGVMNTFSTSHLGRRNANEVDSLDQEDEHIDSDSEEDDDRKEALDAAIRDGAPSQDWLRIDEVDQRWIDAWMTWNDDNFLNENGDFRIGQEFSSLDHLKKNLKAWAIYNNRNFCVIESKPSKYVIQCTNAEVIGCEWRMRVVMTFTGLFKIVRYQGHNQDCSAHYSDDHPLLSSEFVVDFIVDMVRVDPAFKVKSIVNFVKNKYGFAITYKRAWLAKNKAITKVFGDWDKSFEELLRSLQALMQYDPGTMVQWEVQPIMDPTRVMFQRIFRSFGPSIKGFLHCRPLISIDDTHLYGKYRDTLMIAMAIDGNSQLSLIIFL is encoded by the coding sequence atgatgtttatccatcgtcagaatactaattttgaggtgtttcatagcaaaatcattgatgtaattggttgtgattgcaattcttttatgttaaaattggagatgaaatatccggtgactgggaaaaatgtgttagtcccgattaagaatgatgaaagcataagtgctcttgcttatgcggcatcacaagcccctggaacggcaatggaggtttatgttgaattggttgcaaatttgggtaatgcgagggaagtcatgactagcatggaacttccaaAATTAAgtcctagtgtacgccatgatacattcacagaaatgttaagtaacctaaattacgttaatgagcacttggatgagtttacctctccaactcattcacgtggcattggtggtggtgtaatgaataccttttccacgagtcacttgggtaggcgtaatgcgaacgaggttgattctttagatcaggaggatgagcatattgattctgattcagaggaGGATGATGACAGAAAAGAAGCgctagatgcagcgattagagatggtgctccatctcaagactggcttagaattgatgaggttgatcaaagatggattgatgcatggatgacttggaacgatgacaacttcttgaatgaaaatggagactttaggatagggcaagagtttagctccttagaccaccttaagaagaatcTTAAAGCATGGGCGATTTATAACAATAGAAACTTCTGTGTAATTGAGTCGAagccttcaaagtacgttatccaatgcactaatgcggaggttataggttgtgaatggaggatgcgagtTGTTATGACCTTCACGGGATTatttaagattgtgcgatatcagggtcataatcaagattgctcagCACATTACAGTGACGATCATCCCCTCCTTAGTTCtgaatttgttgttgattttatCGTGGATATGGTCAGAGTTGATCCAGCGTTCAAGGTGAAgtcaatcgttaattttgtaaaaaataaatacggatttgctataacatataagagagcttggttggcaaaaaataaggctataacaaaagtatttggggattgggataagtccttTGAGGAGCTTTTAAGGTCCCTGCAGGCATTAATGCAATATGATCCAGGAACAATGGTGCAATGGGAAGTCCAACCGATAATGGATCCTACCAGAGTGATGTTTCAGAGAATTTTTCGGTCTTTCGGACCATCCATTAAGGGTTTTCTCCACTGTCGTCCCCTTATTTCTATAGATGATACACATTTGTACGGAAAGTACAGAGACACACTTATGATTGCTATGGCGATAGATGGAAATTCTCAGTTGAGTCTGataatatttttgtga
- the LOC130824877 gene encoding uncharacterized protein LOC130824877, with product MCNILFTVYFDVGDPDIKCEYCLAFMWANERARKDGSLKNAKFSLCCMKGKVQIPTLKNPPRFLEDLLSRKDSRSRYFVENIRAFNMMFAFTSMRGRVDNTVNKGRGPYCFRLGGQNYHRIGSLLPTEGNTAKFQQLYIVDTENEIENRKRAFR from the coding sequence atgtgtAATATTCTTTTTACAGTGTATTTTGATGTTGGAGATCCTGACATAAAATGTGAGTATTGTTTGGCCTTTATGTGGGCAAACGAAAGAGCGCGGAAGGATGGATCATTGAAAAATGCAAAGTTTTCATTATGCTGTATGAAAGGCAAAGTTCAAATTCCTACTCTTAAAAATCCACCGAGATTTTTGGAGGATTTATTGAGCAGGAAAGATTCTAGGAGTAgatattttgttgaaaatataCGTGCGTTTAACATGATGTTTGCATTTACATCAATGAGAGGTCGAGTAGATAATACTGTTAACAAAGGTCGAGGGCCATATTGTTTTAGACTAGGAGGTCAAAATTACCATAGAATTGGTAGTTTGTTGCCAACAGAAGGAAATACAGCAAAGTTTCAACAATTATACATCGTAGATACTGAAAATGAGATTGAAAACAGAAAACGTGCTTTTAggtaa